Proteins encoded together in one Armatimonadota bacterium window:
- a CDS encoding sugar ABC transporter permease — protein sequence MRRVAEHVEAAAFLLPATAVLAVFHFFPIGYAFYVSLLRWNLIDPQRPFVGLDNYRQLVADEKFLAALGNTTYFAVASVGVTVPLALGCALLLNRRLAGISWYRTAFFIPYVTPLAAVAMVWQWLYHPDHFGLLNVLLGKVGLPPQRWLLDPVQAMPAMVAVAVWSSLGRDTVIFLAGLQAIPPEYYEAAQIDGASSWQLFRHITLPLLSPTTYFILIISMIGAFKVFALPLFLTGGGPLNRTLTVVYSIYQQGFQYFRMGYAAAQAYTLFLIILLLTLLQRRILSGRVHYEL from the coding sequence GTGCGGCGCGTCGCCGAGCACGTGGAGGCGGCGGCGTTCCTCCTGCCGGCAACCGCCGTGCTGGCGGTGTTCCACTTCTTCCCCATCGGGTACGCCTTCTACGTCAGCCTGCTGCGCTGGAACCTGATCGACCCCCAGCGGCCCTTTGTGGGACTGGACAACTACCGCCAGCTAGTGGCCGACGAGAAGTTCCTCGCCGCGCTGGGCAACACCACCTACTTTGCGGTGGCCTCGGTGGGGGTGACGGTCCCCCTGGCGCTGGGGTGTGCTCTGCTGCTGAACCGTCGCCTGGCGGGCATCTCCTGGTATCGCACCGCCTTCTTCATCCCCTACGTCACGCCTCTGGCGGCGGTGGCGATGGTGTGGCAGTGGCTGTACCACCCCGACCACTTCGGCCTGCTGAACGTGTTGCTCGGCAAGGTGGGCCTGCCTCCCCAGCGGTGGCTGCTGGATCCCGTTCAGGCGATGCCGGCCATGGTGGCGGTCGCGGTGTGGAGCAGCCTGGGACGGGACACGGTGATCTTCCTGGCGGGCCTGCAGGCCATTCCCCCCGAGTACTACGAGGCCGCGCAGATAGACGGAGCCAGCAGCTGGCAGCTGTTCCGGCACATCACCCTGCCCCTGCTATCCCCGACCACCTACTTCATTCTCATCATCAGCATGATCGGCGCATTTAAGGTGTTTGCCCTCCCGCTGTTTCTCACCGGGGGCGGCCCTCTCAACCGCACCCTGACCGTCGTGTACTCCATCTACCAGCAGGGGTTCCAGTACTTCCGCATGGGATACGCGGCCGCCCAGGCCTACACCCTCTTCCTCATCATCCTTCTGCTGACGCTGCTGCAGCGGCGCATCCTCTCCGGGCGGGTGCACTACGAGCTATGA
- a CDS encoding ABC transporter substrate-binding protein encodes MCARWSVHGAVLAGLLLLALGVAAAGGPVTITFWHGMSGVLQPAVNELTEDFNRLNPGIVVTAQYQGTYGALNQKLIAAVAAGNPPTISQVFGNWTDQLIRAGAIVPVERFMRGPQGLSEEEINDILPALRQANTFNGVMWTMPFNKSLYLLFYNADLLREHNLTVPQTWDDLVTAARALTRQEGGRVVRYGFVVRPTTDYFLTMLLTNGGDFLAPGGREVAFNSPAGVEALQFLVDLVNTHKVAYVLPGFADADFGAGKVAMYFATNPGLAFARAAVADRFTIGLAPLPYRRKRATILTGTDLAILARATPEQQAAAWRYIKFLTSTTGTTRWSLRTFYMPVRRSAVESTLMKVYLRENPLHKAGLDSLAFARSEPAIAEWQEIRDIIQDAVEEAILGKKTAAQALGDAAVRANRLLAQRPR; translated from the coding sequence ATGTGCGCCCGATGGAGCGTCCATGGCGCCGTACTGGCGGGGCTCTTGCTGCTCGCCCTGGGCGTGGCCGCCGCCGGCGGCCCGGTGACCATCACCTTCTGGCACGGCATGAGCGGCGTCCTGCAGCCCGCCGTCAACGAACTGACCGAAGACTTCAACAGGCTCAATCCGGGGATCGTGGTCACCGCCCAGTACCAGGGCACTTACGGGGCATTGAACCAGAAACTCATCGCCGCGGTGGCGGCCGGCAACCCACCCACCATCTCCCAGGTGTTTGGCAACTGGACGGACCAGCTGATCCGGGCCGGAGCCATCGTGCCCGTGGAGCGGTTCATGCGCGGACCTCAGGGTCTGTCTGAGGAGGAGATCAACGATATTCTCCCGGCTCTGCGGCAGGCCAATACCTTCAACGGCGTCATGTGGACCATGCCGTTCAACAAGAGCCTGTACCTGCTGTTCTACAACGCCGACCTGCTGCGTGAGCACAACCTGACGGTGCCCCAGACCTGGGACGACCTGGTGACTGCCGCCAGGGCGCTGACCCGACAGGAAGGGGGGCGGGTGGTGCGCTACGGGTTCGTGGTGCGCCCCACCACCGATTACTTCCTCACCATGCTGCTCACCAACGGCGGTGACTTCCTCGCGCCCGGCGGGCGGGAGGTGGCGTTCAACAGCCCGGCGGGCGTGGAGGCCCTCCAGTTCCTGGTGGACCTGGTGAACACCCACAAGGTCGCCTACGTCCTGCCGGGATTCGCCGATGCAGACTTCGGAGCGGGCAAGGTGGCCATGTACTTTGCCACCAACCCCGGTCTGGCCTTCGCCCGGGCCGCCGTGGCGGACCGCTTCACCATCGGCCTGGCGCCCCTCCCCTACCGCCGCAAGCGGGCCACCATCCTCACCGGCACCGACCTGGCCATCCTGGCCCGCGCCACGCCGGAACAGCAGGCGGCGGCCTGGCGGTACATCAAGTTCCTGACCAGCACCACCGGCACCACCCGGTGGTCGCTGCGCACCTTCTACATGCCAGTGCGACGGTCTGCGGTCGAGTCCACCCTCATGAAGGTCTACCTGCGCGAGAACCCCCTGCACAAGGCGGGACTGGACTCGCTGGCTTTCGCCCGCAGCGAGCCGGCCATCGCCGAGTGGCAGGAGATCCGCGACATCATCCAGGACGCGGTGGAGGAGGCCATTCTGGGCAAGAAGACGGCGGCGCAGGCGCTGGGCGACGCCGCCGTCCGGGCGAACCGGTTGCTGGCCCAGCGCCCCCGCTAG
- a CDS encoding alkaline phosphatase D family protein, giving the protein MDRILRVVLALALAATVVAAEVGPAPGLRAAEPPVVFSGDVTDSSAVIWVRTGTPGAVRVEYGPTAALGRSTTPVTVTEATDFTAKVELSDLQAAARYFYRVVAEPGGTASLVGELQTAPPPDAAAALALAWGADTSERFRPFRIFDAIRAAQPDAFLFLGDTIYSDLDCGAQTLAEYRECYRRNRADEPFRRFLRTVPVWTTWDDHEVANNFDRTHPRLAIGRQAFLEYWPIRTPPADPTRLHRSFRWGRLVEIFILDTRQYRSPAYDRDTPAKTMLGEQQRQWLLRGLAESRAHFKVVATSVPLKFHGADSWEGYTAERQVILDTVARGIRGVVFVSGDVHYAAVIRHREGVLEGIAGPLAAVINTRRRAAEYPETVFSFNRSFTFGLLRIEPSPPQLAVELYDVDGRLLYRTVTGP; this is encoded by the coding sequence ATGGATCGCATTCTCAGGGTCGTCCTCGCCCTCGCCCTGGCCGCCACCGTCGTGGCGGCGGAGGTCGGCCCGGCTCCGGGTCTGCGGGCGGCAGAGCCGCCGGTCGTCTTCAGCGGGGACGTGACGGACAGCTCGGCCGTCATCTGGGTGCGGACCGGCACCCCCGGGGCCGTGCGGGTGGAGTACGGACCCACGGCCGCCCTGGGCCGAAGCACCACGCCCGTCACCGTTACCGAGGCCACCGACTTCACGGCGAAGGTGGAACTCTCCGACCTGCAGGCGGCCGCGCGGTACTTCTACCGGGTGGTTGCGGAACCCGGGGGCACTGCAAGCCTGGTCGGTGAGCTGCAGACGGCACCGCCACCTGATGCCGCAGCCGCCCTCGCTCTGGCGTGGGGCGCGGACACCAGCGAACGTTTCCGGCCTTTCCGGATCTTCGACGCCATCCGTGCGGCGCAACCGGACGCCTTCCTGTTCCTCGGCGACACCATCTACTCCGACCTGGACTGCGGAGCGCAGACCCTGGCCGAGTACCGCGAGTGCTACCGGCGCAACCGCGCCGACGAGCCGTTCCGCCGGTTTCTCCGGACGGTGCCGGTGTGGACAACCTGGGACGACCACGAGGTGGCCAACAACTTCGACCGGACCCATCCGCGCCTGGCCATCGGCCGGCAGGCTTTTCTGGAGTACTGGCCGATACGGACCCCCCCGGCGGACCCCACCCGCCTGCACCGGTCGTTCCGGTGGGGCCGCCTGGTGGAGATCTTCATCCTCGACACCCGCCAGTACCGGTCACCGGCCTACGACCGGGACACCCCGGCCAAGACGATGCTGGGAGAACAGCAGCGGCAGTGGTTGCTGCGGGGACTGGCCGAGTCCCGGGCGCACTTCAAGGTGGTCGCCACCAGCGTCCCCCTCAAGTTCCACGGCGCCGACTCCTGGGAAGGCTACACCGCGGAGCGGCAGGTGATCCTTGACACCGTGGCCCGGGGCATCCGGGGAGTGGTATTTGTCAGCGGAGACGTGCACTACGCCGCGGTGATCCGGCACAGGGAGGGAGTGCTGGAGGGCATCGCCGGGCCGCTGGCGGCCGTCATCAACACCCGACGCCGGGCCGCCGAGTATCCCGAGACCGTGTTCAGCTTCAACCGCAGCTTCACCTTCGGTCTGCTGCGGATCGAGCCGTCACCTCCGCAACTGGCGGTGGAGCTCTATGACGTCGACGGCCGGCTGCTGTACCGAACGGTGACGGGTCCATGA